The DNA window GGCAAAACCACGGTTGCTTATCTCATCGCTGAAATTTTCCGCGAAGCAGGATTATTAGAACTTGGGCATGTTGTTAAAGCCTCACGCGAGGATTTAGTTGCGGGCTATGTCGGACAAACAGCTATCCAAACCGCGCAAAAAATTGCTGATGCTATGGGCGGTGTTCTCTTTGTCGACGAGGCTTATCGATTGGTCGAAGGGGGTGAAAATGATTTTGGGCGCGAAGCGATAGAAACCATCATGGAAGCCATGTCCAACCACCTCGGCAAATTTGCCGTTATCATTGCAGGTTATCCCCAACGGATTGAACAATTTTTAAATACTAACCCTGGACTGCGTCGCCGTTTTGGAGAAGGCAATATTTTAAGTATTCCCGACTATACCCCTGATATTTTACAAACGATTTTCCTTCAACAGGTTGCCCGAGAAAGTCGGCGACTCGCCCCCGAATTACAGGAAAAACTCCCGCACTTTTTTCACAATTGGTATCAGCACCGTAACCCCGAAAACTTTGGCAATGCGGGTGATGTTTTAAATTTGTATCAACAAATGGATGAACAGCGCATTATGCGCGTGCGTCAAAATCAACTCGCTGATAAACAATTGCGTTTTACCCTAACGCTAGCCGATATTCCCGAACCGCTACAAGCCTATTTACAAGCCAGCGATAACGATAATATTCAAACGCTGTTAAACGAATTAGACCAATTCATTGGTTTACAAACGGTTAAACACCGTATTCATGGCTTAATTAATGCGATTAAAGTCCAACAATTACGCGGTGAATCGGCGCACGTCGTCGCGGGGCATTACGTTTTTATTGGCAACCCAGGGACGGGTAAAACCATGATGGCGCGTTATATGGGACAAGTCTTTAAAGCCCTCAGCATCTTAAAAAAAGGGCAATTGATAGAAGTCACCCGTGCGGATTTAGTTGGCTCTTACCTCGGCGAAACCGCGTTAAAAACTCGACGGGTGATAGAAAACAGTTTAGATGGGGTTTTATTCATCGATGAAGCCTATCAACTGTTGGAAAGTGCTGAGGATGAATTTGGCAAAGAAGCAATACAAACTTTAGTCGCGGACATGGAAAACTATCGACACCGCCTCTGTGTGATTGTCGCGGGCTATCCTGACAGTATGAAAAGTTTTTTAAACAGTAATCCTGGGCTACCTTCCCGCTTTGCGGGACATATTCTATTTGAAAATTACAATGCAACGGAGATGTTAGCGATTTTTCAAGCAATGGCGATAGAAAAACGATTAACCCTTGCCCCTGAACTTCATGTCCAATTAAAGATTTTATTTAGTAATTGGGAAAAAAACACTCAAGCGACATTCGGCAACGCCCGCGATGTACGGAATTTATTGGAAGAAATGATAATTCGGCAAAATACCCGTTTAGTGGAAAATCATATTACAGATAAAACAGCCTTGTATCGATTAGAGCTTGTTGATTTACCGAATTAATTTTTGTTCTATGAGATTAGGTTTTGAAAACCTAGCAGGTCTTTTTTTGTCTGAATCAGAATTCACAGAATTTTCAGAATTAGCAGAATTAAAAAGCGTGATTCGCATTAATTTCTTGGTTTAACGCTAGTTCGGCGAGTGGCGAAAACCTTTTAGAATTTTTCAACTAAAAAACGTAGGGTGGAATAGCAAAGCGTATTCCACCATACGATTTATAATCTGTTTTTGCTCAGTTTTTGCAGAATTTCAAGGTGGAATACGCTTCGCTATTCCACCCTACAACATTCAAGCTGTTGTCTTTTTAAAAGAAACTCGCCGTACTCGCGTTGGTTTAAGGGGTTTAAATCCTGTTAATTCTGCTAATTCTGAAAATTCTGATTCAGACAAAAGTCTTTAGTGAATTAAAAATTCTTCGTACTTTCAATATTAGAAAAAGGACTGCTGCAATTGCCACGATAGGCTGTGACGGCAACATAATAGCGTTCATTTGGTTGTAAGGATGCTTGAAAAAACGGTTGTTGTCCTAAATCTACGCTGGCGATATGTTCTAATGTGCGGTTATCCATGGGATAGGAATAGGGGGCAAAATATAAATTGTAACCATCCGCACCCGCTACGGTGTCCCAAATAGCCGTGGCAATTCCATCAGCATAACTCACGATGAGTTTAGGGGATTCGGGAAAAGTGGTGCAAATTTGGCTTTGTATAAAACTCAGATAGCTGGCTATACGGGTGTAAATACCATAGTAATTGGGTTGCGCACATCCGTTGCCAAAGCTCACAATGCCCAGTTGTTGCCAGCCTGTTGCGGTATTAATAACTAATCCGCCACCACTATCGCCAACACAGGCATCTATCCCGCCTTGCGCATATCCCGCACATAGCATGAAGTCTTTAATATAACCGTTATAAGAACGGGGTTCGTTACAGATATCTGTGCTGATAATGGGAACATTGGCTTGTTTCAGTACTTCTGAGTAGCTTGGATAGCTATTTTGGGTTGGCTGTCCCCAACCTACTACAGTTGCAACCATCCCTACTTCGTCCAAGAGTGTATAAGCATCAACGAGATGAACAGGTGTAACGGTTGTCATCGGGGTTTGTAGTTGTAACAGTGCAAAATCAGCCTGTGGGAATAGGCTATCGAAATTATACTGGGGAGAAA is part of the Beggiatoa alba B18LD genome and encodes:
- a CDS encoding AAA family ATPase — its product is MPTPPQRSSYFQNAYERFFFLHGHTDDEFCPPQLGIYTLEEMLFTHLQQLGYTRIIFYNGRQKIYFHDFQSRQASSPQAQTDKPQSKPTPSPARPASKLCSGPVGLQRLRTRATETEPNPADPASRLPPMKQTIVYNSLQLGRMSDTDVVGFIARCMQEEQPKTAVIFTDGLDFILHFEASAQRTMAAMLTRFGQLPSTNHNLCLFLLPDTNPQNIRTVLEQKEWLFLLNQFLDKDNTPSQRVISIGSPRQDEVLNLLHYWRLKRQLLTDWQLLPDAALAITRQLCATGQSLKALSYQLSTCQDLSANTLKQLAQQTAQQPAIDRLRQMNGLEIILQKMERLIAREQERLSDESRTLENKHQTGTCRLLPVTATAEKNISLNIVLKGNPGTGKTTVAYLIAEIFREAGLLELGHVVKASREDLVAGYVGQTAIQTAQKIADAMGGVLFVDEAYRLVEGGENDFGREAIETIMEAMSNHLGKFAVIIAGYPQRIEQFLNTNPGLRRRFGEGNILSIPDYTPDILQTIFLQQVARESRRLAPELQEKLPHFFHNWYQHRNPENFGNAGDVLNLYQQMDEQRIMRVRQNQLADKQLRFTLTLADIPEPLQAYLQASDNDNIQTLLNELDQFIGLQTVKHRIHGLINAIKVQQLRGESAHVVAGHYVFIGNPGTGKTMMARYMGQVFKALSILKKGQLIEVTRADLVGSYLGETALKTRRVIENSLDGVLFIDEAYQLLESAEDEFGKEAIQTLVADMENYRHRLCVIVAGYPDSMKSFLNSNPGLPSRFAGHILFENYNATEMLAIFQAMAIEKRLTLAPELHVQLKILFSNWEKNTQATFGNARDVRNLLEEMIIRQNTRLVENHITDKTALYRLELVDLPN
- a CDS encoding serine protease, with the translated sequence MRYFLNFLCLLIGISPLIASDAQVRVIGGSTAAMGQYPWMVLITYKNDKLFSCGGTLIASDWVLTAAHCTHDENTKISYKASDLTVAIAENNLTVTAIAQVQRPIRQIILSPQYNFDSLFPQADFALLQLQTPMTTVTPVHLVDAYTLLDEVGMVATVVGWGQPTQNSYPSYSEVLKQANVPIISTDICNEPRSYNGYIKDFMLCAGYAQGGIDACVGDSGGGLVINTATGWQQLGIVSFGNGCAQPNYYGIYTRIASYLSFIQSQICTTFPESPKLIVSYADGIATAIWDTVAGADGYNLYFAPYSYPMDNRTLEHIASVDLGQQPFFQASLQPNERYYVAVTAYRGNCSSPFSNIESTKNF